CAAATATGCAACTTGGAAAAATTATTCTTTTTAATGTTGTTTTAAATGTAGGATTTGGTTTATTTAATAATTCTATTTTTGATTGGGCTGCTCATTTAGGTGGTTCAGTTGCTGGAATTTTATTTGGTTTTGCTTTAACAACAAGGCATAAATGGAATTTAAAAATAATTTTATCCGAAAAAACTTCTCTTCAATTAAAAAAGAAATTTTTAGACAATTATCAAATATATTATTTTGCTATTATCATTATTAATATTCTATTTTTAATGTCTTATTTTAAAGTAAAAAAATATCAACAATTTTATGGATTAGCAATAGAAAAAGCAGCTCAAAATCAAACTCTTTTTTTAAAAAACTCTGAGTTAAATCAGTATAAATCAATTTTAGTTGATCAAAATAAAGAAACAAATCCAAATACCATTCTTAATAATGCATTAATTTTACACAAGAATAATTTTTATTTACCAGCATACAAATTATATGAAGTATTGCTTGAAATGAATTCAAACAATTTTGGATCAAAGGAGTTTACTTCAAATAAAACAAAAGAACTTATACAAAACTCTATGGCATTAGCAAAAGAAAATAAACCACTTAAAGAAGATATTATTATAAATAACGACGAAAATTTAAACTTCATTTCTATTGAGCACGAACAAATGTGTTCTAAACCAGCTCAACTGTTTATGACGCTAGGGTATTTTGAAATTTCAGGTAAACTGTTTGAATGCGCCTTCACTTTAAATATAAATGAAAATAATTATGCTATTCAATCATTAGAATCTTTTTACTTAGCAAGTAATTATAATGGAATAAATGAAATGTTAAATATTGTGAATTCTACGCAAAAAAAATAAACTACTCTTCAAAAAAGAAAAGTAGTTTTATAAATTTATATTTACTTTATTTTTTAATCATTTACATTTACAGGAATGGCATGAACCAATTTACTACCCTTATGATTTTGCTTTTTCTCATGGCTCTTTTTCATTTGTTCCAATGCTTTTTTAGCACATTGATGAATACTATTATACATGTCAGAGGATTTCACTGTTACGTTACCATTAAATGTTCCATCAGACCAAATAAGATGGGAAATTTGTTCTTCTCTTTGTATAGATAATGTCCATTTGGTAGTTATATTATTTAGAGCAATTGCATGAAGTTTATCTTTTGTTTCTGCTTCACAGGCTTCTTTTAAAGCAGCAGTTAATTCGAATCCATGGGCAGCGACTTGTATTGACATAAACACTCCTTTATCCAATGAGGTCTAAAGGAACCATAGCTGAATTTTTTATTTTATGCTACTCTTTTTAGGAGTTTTGGCTGGATATTTTTTGTGCAATTAATAGTGGAATAGTGCAAGCTTCTTCAATTGCTGAAATTTTACTTCCTAGAAAAAATCTTTTTAAAGCACTTCCGCCACTTGCTCCTATGACAAGCAAATTATTATGATCACGTTTTTTAATATAATTTAAAATCTCATCTCCTACTCTTCCAATATCTATATGAGTATTGATTTTTTTTAAATTATATTCATTTTTTATTTTTTCTTGTATTTTATTTATTTCTTGAAGCCTTTGATTTCTTATTTCATCAATAGTTTCTTTTTGAACTTGAGAAGGTACATAATCAATTGGAAAAATATGAGAAACATTTAAATCAAAATGTAAATTTAATGTGTCTATAATATGTAAAATAGATAAATCACCACTTGATTTTGAAGCAAATTCAGAAGCATAGCTTTCTGCCAATTTACTATCTTCTGTTAGAGAAGTTGCAACAATAATTCCATTTGGTATCCAGTTAATCCATTTATCTGAGTCTGGAATTAATAAAGTTGAAATATGACTTTCTTCACATATTTCAATTGCTGGCGATCCAAATAAAATTCTTTCCCAAAAATTATATTGCTGTCGGACAACAATAACTAAATCATAGGAATAACTTTTTTCTTCAATAGTATCCATTGTAGCTGTAACTTCATTATCTAGTTTAATTTCATAAATAATATTTTCTGGCAAATTAAGATTAAATTCTTTTATTATATTTTTAAAATGATCTATTGTTTCTAATTTTTTTTGCTCTAAAAATTTTACATATTCTTCTGTGTGCGGAAAATCAGGTTGTGGTTGAATTACATTTTCATCAAAATAATTGTTTGGAATATGTGAATAATATTCTCCACAGCTTAGTATTGTGAGTTCTGAGTCAAAAAGATGTGCTAACCGTAAAGAAGCTATCTCGGCATTTCTAGAGATTTGCGATAGATCTGTAACACAAAGAATTTTTTTTATCATTTGCATAATACAATCTCCTGTTGAGATTTTATCCATTATCTTATCATAACTCTAGTTTATTTGCTTCTTTTACTCTACCCGTTGATAGAAGTATCTTTGCAAGCATATTTTTTGCGGCTACATCATTCTTGTTTTTACTAATTAAATAACGAACTGCGACCTCCGAAAAAGCGGTCTCTTTTAATTCAAAAAAAACTTTAGATATCAGAATGATAAGTTCAGGGCTATTTGGCTTCCTCGCTAAAGCAGGAAGCAGTAATGAGTAAGCTTTTTCAATATCTTTTTTATTTATCAAAGATTCAATTACTTCAACTAACATCTTACCCGATTGATATTGATAGCTTTTTTGAAAAGAAGATCGAATCCTCTGTTCTAAAAAACTTTCATTTAATGGTTTTGGAACATAGTCCACATAACGCCCTGATTTTAATAAATTAATATTAAAATTTTCCTTAATTTCACACAGCCCTAAACAAGGTGGGGGCACCTTAAATCTCTTACAGGAATTTATAAATTGAATGGGGAAAAAATGATACTGTTCAAAGACAGTAACATCCTCTATTACAAAATGAGTTTGAAATTTTTTATCTATAATATTATCAATAGCTTCACTGACTGTTTTGCATGCTAATATTTTTTTTGCTCCACATCGCCTTAAAGCGCCTTCAATAATAGGGGCTATGTCAGGGTCTTTTGTTATATAAAGGGCTCGCAAAAGAAAATCGGATTGCACAGTTATTTCCTCAATTTATTGCAATCATAACAAAACCTTATTTGCTATCCAAACTTATTTCGACTTTCTTCTGAAAAAAGAGCATTGTCCTTATTTTCTTGACATTTCTTGTAGAAGATTTTATCAGAGGCAATTGCTGTGCGAAAAATTAGCTCAGCTTTTTACTAGCAATGCACCCTGTGCGAGGTTTCTTTGTAAGCAATAGTGCTTACAACA
The genomic region above belongs to Silvanigrella paludirubra and contains:
- a CDS encoding rhomboid family intramembrane serine protease, with amino-acid sequence MFGLWSVGRIFEYLAGFKNFILLYLIAGISGNICSFALIPMLSVGASGSLFGILFCLYVIQKYEEKIASQLKCNKTNMQLGKIILFNVVLNVGFGLFNNSIFDWAAHLGGSVAGILFGFALTTRHKWNLKIILSEKTSLQLKKKFLDNYQIYYFAIIIINILFLMSYFKVKKYQQFYGLAIEKAAQNQTLFLKNSELNQYKSILVDQNKETNPNTILNNALILHKNNFYLPAYKLYEVLLEMNSNNFGSKEFTSNKTKELIQNSMALAKENKPLKEDIIINNDENLNFISIEHEQMCSKPAQLFMTLGYFEISGKLFECAFTLNINENNYAIQSLESFYLASNYNGINEMLNIVNSTQKK
- a CDS encoding HPF/RaiA family ribosome-associated protein, with amino-acid sequence MSIQVAAHGFELTAALKEACEAETKDKLHAIALNNITTKWTLSIQREEQISHLIWSDGTFNGNVTVKSSDMYNSIHQCAKKALEQMKKSHEKKQNHKGSKLVHAIPVNVND
- a CDS encoding universal stress protein → MQMIKKILCVTDLSQISRNAEIASLRLAHLFDSELTILSCGEYYSHIPNNYFDENVIQPQPDFPHTEEYVKFLEQKKLETIDHFKNIIKEFNLNLPENIIYEIKLDNEVTATMDTIEEKSYSYDLVIVVRQQYNFWERILFGSPAIEICEESHISTLLIPDSDKWINWIPNGIIVATSLTEDSKLAESYASEFASKSSGDLSILHIIDTLNLHFDLNVSHIFPIDYVPSQVQKETIDEIRNQRLQEINKIQEKIKNEYNLKKINTHIDIGRVGDEILNYIKKRDHNNLLVIGASGGSALKRFFLGSKISAIEEACTIPLLIAQKISSQNS
- a CDS encoding tetratricopeptide repeat protein, whose translation is MQSDFLLRALYITKDPDIAPIIEGALRRCGAKKILACKTVSEAIDNIIDKKFQTHFVIEDVTVFEQYHFFPIQFINSCKRFKVPPPCLGLCEIKENFNINLLKSGRYVDYVPKPLNESFLEQRIRSSFQKSYQYQSGKMLVEVIESLINKKDIEKAYSLLLPALARKPNSPELIILISKVFFELKETAFSEVAVRYLISKNKNDVAAKNMLAKILLSTGRVKEANKLEL